DNA sequence from the Nicotiana tomentosiformis chromosome 3, ASM39032v3, whole genome shotgun sequence genome:
CTTCCTCTTTGAATTTTACTGCCTTGAGCTACATGCCAAGAATAGCCAGATCATTGTGGGAACTAATCAATAaaaaaaatccttgatgaatacTGGTAATTCTGTAGGTGATTGCTATTACCGTTGAAGAGGAAGATGACATTGCAAAGTTTAAAGATTACCAACCTTCAGCATCAGATGCTACGCCTTCACCAAAAGCATCTCCTCCTCCACCTCCACCCAAAGAAGAGGTTGCCGAGAAACCTGTCACCCCATCAGAGCCAAAAGCTTCTAAACCTAGTGCGCCTGCAGATCGCATTTTTGCTAGTCCGCTGGCTAGGAAACTAGCGGAAGATCACAATGTACTTATTTTATCCAGTTAAGCTTGTTTTGAAAATATGATTCAGGTCGACGTGTTTTATCCATGAGGTTAATTCTCCATATGTCTGAACATGAGCAGATACCTCTCTCAAACATCAAAGGAACAGGTCCGGAGGGACATGTTGTGAAAGCTGATATTGAAGATTATCTTGGTAACCTTTTTCCTATTCTGCATATATTCTTATATGCTAGCTGATGTCACTATTGGTTTTATGTCACTGAATTTATCTCCTTTTTCTCTTGTGGGAGGAAAGATTTCGCTTTGGAAATTATGTAATTTAGAAGAATCAAtaatcttttcttttatttgataGCTTCTCGTGGAAAGGAAGCCCCTGCAGCAGCTCCCAAGGCTGATGCAGCTCTTGATTACACGGATATTCCAGTTTCACAGATAAGAAAGGTACTATTTACCCCTTTGCGGGATGCATCTCGTATTCCCAAAATTAGCGAACTTTAGGTGCTTGTACCGTGTTATCTACCATTTATCTCTTGTATTAAGTTTTAGATAGACTTTCTGTTTACCCACTTCTTTAACAAGCACAAGGTTTTGTCCTAGTTATACCAGTTTGGTGTAATCTGTGCAGGTGACAGCTTCTCGGTTGCTGCTGTCAAAGCAAACCATTCCCCATTACTATTTGACTGTTGATACATGTGTTGACAAACTTATGGAGTGAGTATTACTTTCATTTCACAACAGCAGAATTCAACTTTTTTCTGATATTTATCATGCCCGCTGCTCGGTCTGCAGATTGAGGAGCCAGCTCAATTCATTGCAAGAGTCTTCAGGAGGAAAGAAGTTATCTGTTAATGATCTTGTAATAAAGGTATGAAATACTCCTTTAAGATCCACTCTGCCTCCCAACAAGGAAAAAGAAACCAGCGGTCTTGTTATCTCGTCTCAAGGAGACAATTCTAGCCTTCTTTCTGTAATTGTGAAGGGTCCAGAAAAGAGAGAATATGCGTGGACCTCTGTTTCACATTGGAGCCAGAATCTCGTATATTTCTGTCATAATAAATCTGAATAACTCCTAACTGGTTTCCTTAATCACTGCACCTTGTCAAAAAAAAAAGGGTTACTTCTCTGTCCCATTATATATGATGTTAGAACTATTTGGGAAGTCAAACAGTTTTTCCTCTGGCTACATTTTTCTGGACAATTATACATTTAACTATAAAAAGTGTAATTTTCTTTTCATAGGCAAAGAATTTGTAACTATTTGTACTACTTTTAATATAGTTTCTAAATATACAAGTTTTGGTTATGTTGAAGAATCGGTGTCCAAATTTATACTGACAATTAGGTCTTTTGACTTTGGGAATGGAGTACATAGTATGGGGTGTATAGAAGATATTGACATCAGTTGTCAGTGGTGATGTGTCGCAGAGAGATGACCTGGGTAACTTCATTGCAGGCTGCTGCTTTGGCTCTTCGAAAAGTTCCTCAGTGCAACAGTTCATGGACCAATGACTACATTCGCCAGTAAGTGGAGTATATGAAGTGAGAGGACCTCTATAGTTGAAACTTGGAGTGGACATTAATAGTGCATTCTTTCTTTCAAACACAGGTATCACAACATAAATATCAATGTTGCGGTGCAGACTGATAATGGACTGTATGTTCCTGTCGTCAGGGTTTGTTCTCATCCCAGTCTACTGCTCTATAGTAATTGGAAGTTTCTTGATTCTTACTACCAGTTGTATTTCATCTTGGAAAAATCATGTTGTTGGCAGGATGCTGATAAAAAAGGTTTATCCACTATTGCCGAGGAAGTTAAGAACTTAGCTCAGAAAGCAAAAGAGAACAGCTTAAAACCACAGGATTATGAGGTGTGCATTGCAGTTGTTACGTATCTGCTTTTGCATAGTTAGAGAAAAGTATATTTTATTCGAGCACTTGTTTCTTCTCCACAGGGAGGCACATTCACTGTCAGCAATTTGGGAGGGCCTTTTGGCATTAAACAGTTTTGTGCCATCATAAACCCTCCTCAATCGGCCATTCTAGCTGTTGGGTCTGGTAAGTTTGCATCTCAGTGGATTGATATATTTTAGCTGTGATCTTGTGCTCATTGTAGTTTCTTAAATAGCTGAGAGAAGGGTGATACCTGGTACGGGCCAAGACCAGTATAAGTTTGCCAGTATGATGCCTGTAACGTTGAGCTGTGATCACCGGGTGATTGATGGTAAGTGGCTTGACTGCCTATTTAGATAGTTGAGTCCTCATAACCCCCTCTTTAGGAATTATGGTTAAAccttttaataatttcaatttGATACCTTTATCCAGGCGCAATTGGTGCAGAATGGCTCAAAGCATTCAAAGGCTACATAGAGAGTCCAGAGTCTATGTTACTGTAGATTGACACTTCCTTTTCTTGTCTTTTGAATTCTTCACGTTTTCCTCAACAAGCCGGATGAAATTTGGATGTATTATAACTGGGTTTTTTTTTGTGCCATGGCCTATTGCTTGATATAAGCATCTTTACTAGGGAAAATAGCTAAACGACTTGAGAATAATGAGGCTGCAAGGCCATGTACCATTGATTTAGACTTTCCTTCACGCAGTGTAAAAACAAGTTTTTGCTCGAGGTCATTGAGTTGATTATCTGTCTGAATTAGTAGAATACTAGCTGGAAATTCATTTTTTAATAAGATTCACTGACCTGTTAAGTCAGAGATGCTAAATCACGAGGCTGTTGCTTGAATCCATGATTATCTACTTCATTAACGTATGCCAGTTCTGTCTGTTTCTTTTGATACTGTATCTCCTAAGAGCTAAGCTAAAGTTGCGCATTGATCGCATTGAACCTTGTGGGTAATTGCAGTATAGGTAGTTTGCAAAAACTTTTGGGGTATAAGATGGTAAGAACACATTTTTGGAGTAATATGTAATGTGGATAGAACTTATAATTTGGTACGATTCAGAAGATCCTCGTTAAACTAATTTGAGCAAAACCAAGAACCTTGGTGGAAAACTCAGGTAAAAAGAACAAGCACCTCTTCTATGACCAGACTATTATGTTAAAGAAGCAAAGTAAATTTAATTGAACACTCACGTTTCAATAAAAAATTTCAGAGAACACAGCTGATAAAATACTTGGTCTAGAATTGCAACGCATCTAAGTCACGTTTTCTCTAGAGTGAGTGTATATGGACTGGGTTTGTTCTGTTTCTATCAAAACCAAAACAAACAACTATATCGGTTTGAATTGGTTCGGTTTGTCgagtttttcaaaaattttaattatataaatattatttcactcttactttattaaattttatataagtaaatatatgtttaataaaattttaaaaattaataaacacatgatctattaaaatatttttttggaaaaattttcTTTGTaacatataataattattttttggtCATCTCACAATAATTTTTCCTTAATGTAATCTATCAAggttaaccaaatttaataattaaacataaaaatcaatatgatacctattTATGTTctatttagttttaaaatatcaaaataccacttcaaattcaaaaaaaatataaaaatttaataaattttgacatatgaatatggaagacaAAGAGATTGATGCATTTCAACCACACTAGATAAGGTTTTAGACATCTACGATTTTATTTTTCTCAAGCTTTGGAGAGTTTTTCCTCCCCCAATCGAGATTTTTAGTGTACTCAATTGTGCTACTCGCGTGTGAAAGCCCTCTCATAGCATTTTCATAAGAAAATCTAACGGGGGTAATGCCCATGAATCAGGACTCCAACCTGAGGGTCAATACTGCCTCTTGTCGAGAtctcgagagagagagagagagagagagagagagagagagagagagagagagagagtaagtAAGATAATGGGGAGGAATGGTTTTTGAGAAGAAAGAAATGGGAACACATCAAAGCCAGAGAAGATAATAACCAGGTTGTGTAGATATTAGTGTCTCTATGGCtatgagtgagagagagagagagagagggagggagGATCGTAAGAGGACGtggtgagagagagagagagaggaaagaAAGCATGGCTGAGGGGAGTGATTGAGCAACTTAGAGTTGTGTAACTAAATTGTAAAGATATGCAGCCTTTACTTGAGTGGTTTTGTAATAAAATACTCAAAtaccaaaaagaagaaaaacttagAACGGAAACTAACTAGCTGGAAACAACAGCACATGAATTCAGACACTTGACAACAATCATTGGAAAAAAACTAACACCATCTTAGCAGCACTAGCACATGAATTCAGACACTTACAACAATCATTGGAAATAATTGCCATCAGAAGGGTGAACTAAGAATCATTTCAAAGTCCCATCCTTTGCGTATCAAGGGCATGGAACTCAAAGCCCTTGCGCAATTACCCAAACGTCACATGGCAGTACAAAGAGCTGGAAACAAGAGTACCAAAAACATTCAGACAATAGGGAAATACAGAAGTTAGTGTAGTGAAAAGAAAGATGCTATTTCCCTCCAAATTCAGAAAACAGAGTATCAAActcattcttccattttattCTATTCAGTAGATATCTAAGTCTAACACCATCTTAGAAGCACTAGCACATGAAATCCAGACAATTAACAACAATAATTGGAAAAAGAACTGCCATCAGAAGGGGTGAACTCAGAATAATTTCAAAGTCCCATTCCTTCATGTATCAATGGCATGGAACTCAAAGCCCTTGCGCAATTACCCAAACATCATATGGCAGTACAAAGAGCCAAAACAAGAGATGCCAAAACATATAGACAATAGGGAAATATGGAAGTTAGTGTAGAGAAATAAAAGATGGTGTTTTATTTTCTCAAAAAGTGCCAATCAACTCCTCCAGAAAACAGAGTATCAAAGTCATTCTTCCTTCTTAATCCTAGTCAGCATATATCTAAGTCTACCAATCTTAGCAGCACTAGCACACGAAATTCAGACACTTGAAAACAATCATCGAATAAAACTGCCATCAGAAGGGGTGAACTCAGAATCATTTCAAAGTCCCATCCTTTGTGTATCAATGGCATGGAACTCAAAGCCCTTGCGCAATTACCTAGACATCATATGGCAGTACAAAGAGCTGCAAAACAAGAGAACCAAAAAGCAGCACTAGCACAAGAAATTCACACACTTGGCAACAATCATTAAATAAAAATGCCATCAGAAGGGGTGAACTCAAATCATTTCAAAGTTCCATCCTTTGTGTATCAATGGCATGGAACTCAAAGCCCTTGCGCAATTACCCAAACATCATATGGCAGTAGAAAGATATAGCAATAATACTCTACCATACATAGTGTCCATAAATCTATTAAGAGAAAAACATCTCACATAACCAATACTTTTTGCTGATAAGTACTCTCATGTGTAGCGAATACACTGCttagaaatcaataaaaaatCACATTACAGTCTCTTTGAACAGAAAGCGTGAGGATGAGGCACCATTTTGGCACAAGGCATGTTATGATAGCATTGATTCTTCTTCAATTAAGATTAGCTAAAATTCAACTACTTGGTGCCCCAAGCCTTTCCACAAACACTGCACACATGTATATACAGATGCAATTAATAACTAGCAGATTTCTACTCGTGAGAACCACACATGAATTCCATAAGGTTATTCACATGCCAGAACTATCTGGAATCAGAGAGAAACTCTTCCACCGCCAAAACAACTAGCTGGAGCATGCCATCAACATTGCAGCTAGCAGAAAGTTGATCAAATGCATGGTATCTACTGAGCACACTCTTCAAAATAGAGTAAAACTTGGGCAAAAAGACCATCTTTTTTTGACAAGTACacttggaaaaaaaaaattaagcacGAAAAAACGCATTATATCATCTATACAAATCTTCAACACAAGCATCGACATAAAAAGAAGTAATGAAATAAGCATATCAAGATTCAGTTTTTTCAACTTTATTGGAGAGCAAGTCTCCTCTAAACCTAATTTCAGCATATATATTCAATAAATATGTTTAAATATAACTAAAAAGCATGCAACTTTCATGCCAAATTACATTACTTCGCAGTGTGAGAATCACATTTCTCAAAGGTATCATATCAAAATTTTTAGAAACAAATAACAGCTACCAAAGATTGAGTGTCGACAAACCCAAAAGCAGCACAAATTCCTTAGATCGGCACATATCGTTTTAGCGCCTGTTTTCCGGTGACCCCCAAGCCAACAACCACGCCGCCAATAACCCCAGCCACGGCCGCCGACCTCAGCCCCGCCGCCGCCCTGTAGAAAGCTCCAGTCCCTAATCCAGCAACCACACTGTTGATGACGTCATCGGTATCCCTAATAGCCACCATCCCACTCTCCATCCCAGCATAAAGCAGCCCAATAACGCCGGCCCGATTCCCAAACTTCCGTCCCGTATGACCCGACCCGTTTAAGATTCTATTGATCTTAAGCTTCATGGTGTCACCTGGCTCCGAAGCTCTCACACCGTCAACAAATCCTTTACCGGCGCCGACAACGGCGCCGCCAAGATAACCGATGCCGGTGTAGTAGGTCAAATTTTCACCCCATGATCGACGCTGGGCGACGGATTCTTCCTGAAAAAGGAACTCCGGTGAAGTTGGAAGCTTGTAAAGTGTTTGAATTGGAACGTGTAGGTCTTGGTAAGGGTTATAGAGCCGGCGATTTTTGCCGTCGTCGTTTTCGCCGTTGTGATTAGGTGATTGGTGCTGA
Encoded proteins:
- the LOC104108652 gene encoding dihydrolipoyllysine-residue acetyltransferase component 2 of pyruvate dehydrogenase complex, mitochondrial-like isoform X1; translation: MTYATHVLRHSKKIRSSSNLLRHDSAILVRWFSNGTRSSVEKGDDILRCRFVSVGGHNIPKSFSGCNSGSAVSNNRCRAVSPTVSFVATYNGNALRNAIDPCASTASMAFMRGSSGSQVPSRRCFSTASDLPPHQEIGMPSLSPTMTEGNIARWLKKEGDKVSPGEVLCEVETDKATVEMECMEEGYLAKILRGDGASSIKVGEVIAITVEEEDDIAKFKDYQPSASDATPSPKASPPPPPPKEEVAEKPVTPSEPKASKPSAPADRIFASPLARKLAEDHNIPLSNIKGTGPEGHVVKADIEDYLASRGKEAPAAAPKADAALDYTDIPVSQIRKVTASRLLLSKQTIPHYYLTVDTCVDKLMELRSQLNSLQESSGGKKLSVNDLVIKAAALALRKVPQCNSSWTNDYIRQYHNININVAVQTDNGLYVPVVRDADKKGLSTIAEEVKNLAQKAKENSLKPQDYEGGTFTVSNLGGPFGIKQFCAIINPPQSAILAVGSAERRVIPGTGQDQYKFASMMPVTLSCDHRVIDGAIGAEWLKAFKGYIESPESMLL
- the LOC104108652 gene encoding dihydrolipoyllysine-residue acetyltransferase component 2 of pyruvate dehydrogenase complex, mitochondrial-like isoform X2, which gives rise to MTYATHVLRHSKKIRSSSNLLRHDSAILVRWFSNGTRSSVEKGDDILRCRFVSVGGHNIPKSFSGCNSGSAVSNNRCRAVSPTVSFVATYNGNALRNAIDPCASTASMAFMRGSQVPSRRCFSTASDLPPHQEIGMPSLSPTMTEGNIARWLKKEGDKVSPGEVLCEVETDKATVEMECMEEGYLAKILRGDGASSIKVGEVIAITVEEEDDIAKFKDYQPSASDATPSPKASPPPPPPKEEVAEKPVTPSEPKASKPSAPADRIFASPLARKLAEDHNIPLSNIKGTGPEGHVVKADIEDYLASRGKEAPAAAPKADAALDYTDIPVSQIRKVTASRLLLSKQTIPHYYLTVDTCVDKLMELRSQLNSLQESSGGKKLSVNDLVIKAAALALRKVPQCNSSWTNDYIRQYHNININVAVQTDNGLYVPVVRDADKKGLSTIAEEVKNLAQKAKENSLKPQDYEGGTFTVSNLGGPFGIKQFCAIINPPQSAILAVGSAERRVIPGTGQDQYKFASMMPVTLSCDHRVIDGAIGAEWLKAFKGYIESPESMLL
- the LOC104108652 gene encoding dihydrolipoyllysine-residue acetyltransferase component 3 of pyruvate dehydrogenase complex, mitochondrial-like isoform X3, giving the protein MTYATHVLRHSKKIRSSSNLLRHDSAILVRWFSNGTRSSVEKGDGGHNIPKSFSGCNSGSAVSNNRCRAVSPTVSFVATYNGNALRNAIDPCASTASMAFMRGSSGSQVPSRRCFSTASDLPPHQEIGMPSLSPTMTEGNIARWLKKEGDKVSPGEVLCEVETDKATVEMECMEEGYLAKILRGDGASSIKVGEVIAITVEEEDDIAKFKDYQPSASDATPSPKASPPPPPPKEEVAEKPVTPSEPKASKPSAPADRIFASPLARKLAEDHNIPLSNIKGTGPEGHVVKADIEDYLASRGKEAPAAAPKADAALDYTDIPVSQIRKVTASRLLLSKQTIPHYYLTVDTCVDKLMELRSQLNSLQESSGGKKLSVNDLVIKAAALALRKVPQCNSSWTNDYIRQYHNININVAVQTDNGLYVPVVRDADKKGLSTIAEEVKNLAQKAKENSLKPQDYEGGTFTVSNLGGPFGIKQFCAIINPPQSAILAVGSAERRVIPGTGQDQYKFASMMPVTLSCDHRVIDGAIGAEWLKAFKGYIESPESMLL
- the LOC104108654 gene encoding mitochondrial import inner membrane translocase subunit TIM23-2, encoding MAYQHQSPNHNGENDDGKNRRLYNPYQDLHVPIQTLYKLPTSPEFLFQEESVAQRRSWGENLTYYTGIGYLGGAVVGAGKGFVDGVRASEPGDTMKLKINRILNGSGHTGRKFGNRAGVIGLLYAGMESGMVAIRDTDDVINSVVAGLGTGAFYRAAAGLRSAAVAGVIGGVVVGLGVTGKQALKRYVPI